From the genome of Glycine soja cultivar W05 chromosome 14, ASM419377v2, whole genome shotgun sequence:
TGTGGTCGGGAGATTAGTTTAAGTGTGCCTTTGTGATCCATTTATCTAGTCTATAGACCATTTAGCTACCGTATGTGCTAGTGTTGCTGTTAAAATATTCCGTggataacaaatgaaaaaaaaaaaaaagaataatgaatgCATCATATTGAATTTGCTCAAGCTGGACTATCaactttggtaaaaaaaaagaaaaacagctCTAGTATCAAGATGACATGTGTGATACACATTACAATATCAAATAGGCTAATCCCCTTTTATCATTTCCATCTTACTATTATATAGTACAACAGAGAGCTCTTCTTCGACTATTTTTGAAATGGGAGGGGAGAAACAGATtgaaaagcaaaaaacaaaatgaggaAGTGCCTATGGTAGACTCTAACTGTAGTACCAAAGCTTAAGTGAGAATCCAGAAAATCCATTCTATCTCTCCTGCTCAAGTGACAATGTGGGACTATATGAATTTGCATCAAAAACTTGTCTGTACCTCGAGATGTCTCCAGCTACAAATTGATAGATCGGGCATCTATATCTTCATTTTACATTTCGTGGAATGTAATTAAAGCTGCAGATACCAATAAGTGTAAGCAACAGCCTATATcgcatataataaaaataatgcaaGCATGTGATGAGGCATGTATTGTATAGTGGGCAAACAAATTTTCAAACAGTTATCAAGAATGGACTAGATGTAACTTGTAAGCTTAAGGGTGTTCAGGGGAAAAAAAAGTTGGTAAACACAGCCAAAATAATGCAAGGATGTGAGGCATGTATAGTGTGGGCAGACAAAATTTCAAACAGTTGCCAAGAATGGACCAGGATATCAGCTTAAGGGTgtttagagaaaaaagaaatcagTTGGTAAACAGGGCCAACATAAAGTGTGCATGTGAAGAATGTACGATAGCAGCAGAGAAAATTTCAAACAGTTACCAAGAATGTGTACCAAGATATAAGCTTatgggaaaaagaaaatcaattggTAAATACAACCAACTAGGAAAATTTATTCGTAAATTATTGAAAAGGGGCAAAAAAGTAACCAAAGCTACACACTTCAAATTCACATATTTGGAAGCCCCCCATAAAAGAATGCCCCATTGCAAAATAAAGTTtagtaaaattcaaaataacctCTTGTCCACATGTGAAATAAACAAGCAAAGCAACAAagtaatgaaagaaaaaatagaaaagcagAAGAGAAAGCAACAGGAGTAACTTTTGCAAACAAAGGGaacaattttggaaaaaaagaattaaaaaaaaaacagaaatataaaCAACAGCTTAGGATGAGGAGATGCAAAAGCATTAGCAAGAAGGCCATACAAATGattgaaataaatcatattaaataataaaaagagtaGCAAAGTAAAATTCCTCAATTTCTAAAGTAGAAAGAAATTGTTCATAAGAAATTCCGCTGCATGCCAGTACTTACAATGTATGGAGGGGTACAGTATAGTATACATACAATCATACCAACAACTTACCAATGAAAGAAAGGAGAACAACAATCCAAACAGCTATTCGAACAGGCTGACTGTATTGCATTTGGTATTGAGATCTTTGAAGTTGTCTCCCAATAGCACAATACCATCCATAGAGTTGTTTGTCATAGGTTTCATCACAACTATCAAGGCCACTCTTACTTCTTTCACAGCGTGTATTGTTTCCAtgttttcaatataaaaatcaCTCAAGCAAGTTACCgttatgagagagagagagatagagagaacaAGTGCAGATTAAGAACACACCCTATTCAATCCAACTGTTGGAAGTAGTTCCCTATCAGTTTCTTTATGATGATCCGCTGCTTTCAGCTTTCTATAACCATTCCTAGGCCACTTTAACTTGGACACGGATTCCATGTAACTTAGAAATCCTAATAAACTCGGTACCTTGTGCATTGGACCAGAAGATCCACTTGAGGAACTCCACTGCTGTGCATCATCATGAACTGAAACTTTCCAAAAACCAATATCAGCACTAGCACTGGCTGCCCGACGATGCCCATGTGATATCTCCTCATTTGAGTCGTCCCATCCAGATGAAACACGAAAATCCTTCAAACAATTACTGGCTGCAACGTTTTCACTTGACTGTGGATCTTCAACATACCTGTTGTTAGCTGCTGGCATTCCTGAAAGAAACAAAGCAAGCTCAACCTGTTCGCCTTCATCTAAATGCAACCAAGGTAGAGACGCCTTGCCTCCCGGATTGACTGATTCACTTAACGAATGCTCAATTTTCACAATCTTATCCTCAATGGCAGTTATAAAGTCTCGGTGCCTATTTCTCACTTCCTCACTTGAGACTTTGCCATAACTTGACCTCACTGCACGTTCAAATTCCTCTAACTGCATTTCCCACCAAAGAT
Proteins encoded in this window:
- the LOC114384268 gene encoding uncharacterized protein LOC114384268, with amino-acid sequence MQLEEFERAVRSSYGKVSSEEVRNRHRDFITAIEDKIVKIEHSLSESVNPGGKASLPWLHLDEGEQVELALFLSGMPAANNRYVEDPQSSENVAASNCLKDFRVSSGWDDSNEEISHGHRRAASASADIGFWKVSVHDDAQQWSSSSGSSGPMHKVPSLLGFLSYMESVSKLKWPRNGYRKLKAADHHKETDRELLPTVGLNRVCS